The nucleotide sequence GACTGCTGACGACTTCTCATAAATCGAGCTTTAGGTTGGCAATGAAGTGCCCATTGTGCTGCGTGGGTGTACCGATGTTCATGAATTTGACCAGCGCATCCATATCCGCGTTACTACACATGCCTACATACGTTGTGCGCTGATCGAGGCCAAACAGACTCGCAATGTCAGCGTGGTACGGCGCGGGCATCTCACTTGACATATCGTAGAGAAGCCGCGCGTACTGGTCGGCTCCCAGTTCAGCCGCTTTCGATGGAAACAAAATGGTTTTGCCCTGCTCGTCCGAAACGTGAATGTTCATTAGCAGCGCGTGCCCGTCGACGGTATGCAAATTTTTTAGTCGGTCGCAGCAAGCCAGCAGTTCGTCTGCAGTAGCGTCGGTCGCTACACCATCCGTAATGTTGATAACGGTAGGTGGGTAAACGTCTTTAGCTGCCTGTGTGACTAACCATTGTTTTACCAGCGATTCGGCCATGCAGATGGCGCTTTTCATCGGCGTCCGGTAGTGGTGAACAGCCTGTAGCCAGACCGGACGTTTTTCTGTTGTGGTGATGACCCGCCCCCGTATGGTACGTTGTACAGTAACTTCCTCAATGTGAATCGCGGCTTTAACCAATTCCGCTGGGCTGAGAAACGCTTTCCCGGCCATATCACCTGACCAGAGTAGATTCGCCCGTTCGTCATTAAGTCCCCCGTAACCAATCAGCGCAATGTCGTAATAATGCCGGATCTCATCGCCTTTCTGGCAGCGAAGCATTAACTCCAGCAGCGTCTGGTTGATGATCTGCGCTACAGCCGCTGCTTTGGAAAGTGACTGCCCCCGGTACATGGTTCGTTCGTCCATCGACCCCGACTGGTCAATCAGGAAGATAAACGCCGTGGGCGTTTGCCGCATGATCTGTGCCGAATAAGGGCGGGCTTTGACTGGGCGTTGTAATACGTCCTGAACCGCTTTTTGCAGATCAGCTACCGGGAGTGCAGACGATGGTACGGGTTGAAGATCAGGCATAGAATTGGTTTCGGGTTAGACGGATTTAAGCTGATGCTTCAGAAGATTTATTTGTTGTTGCATACTCTCGCGCAAGCCCATAAAATAAGTCATCAGGTCCGTACCATCGATCATCAGTCGGTATCCGTTGTCTGCTTTCAGGTGGGCAATTTCCGTTTGCAGAATATGCTGCCTGTCAATGAGCCGCTGGTGCCACTGCTGGAGAGCGTCAAGATCGAAGGCTGTTTTGGGCTGAGCCGAAAAGAGGAATCCATCGTTAAGGTCTTGGACCAACTGGCGGACCGCTGCCAGATCCCGACGTTGATAAGCGTCGTTAAGCCGCATCATATAAGCCGTAGCTTGGGCATTGCGGTCAGAATCGCTGGCATGACGGTCGGGATGGGCTAACGTAACGGCCTGTCGATAGAGTCGGCGGAGTTCGCGTTCGGCGGCTTCGTCAGGATCCGTAGGCTGATGCGCGACGGCTTCCCGAACGGCGCGGTTCGTCTGCTCAAACTTGTCTTGGCAGGCCTGCGCTTCTTCGGCATCACTACGTCTGCCCGTCTGCCCCGCCCGACGTAGCGCCAGTTGTAGTTGAAGTTCAAGTGTCTGCGTAAGGAGGTCGCCGAGGTGAAGCTGAAACAGGCGATAATACTGATCGATCTGGTATTGGCAGGCCGCCTTTTCTTCGGTAAGCTGCGCAATCTGGGACTCTAGAGCCTGAATCTGAGCCAGCAAGTTAGTTTTGGCGGGATGAATGATAGGCGGAAAAGATCGGGCGTTCATCGGCACCAAATATAAGCAAAGCCTGAGCATCTAATCGTGCTCAGGCTTTATGAGAACATTATTTGTGACGTTTCTTAAAGTAATGGGTAAGCTTTTGCTGTTTAAATGGGAGAGCCTTGATACTTATTATGGGCGTAGCCTGGCGTATCAATGGCCTGGGTTTACCAATCGCTGGCAGCATAGTTCCTGCCTGAGCGGCTGCATTCCATTGACTTAGTGTGAGGATTGTATGGTCTTTTTGCGGAACATAGCCCGATGACATAGCAGGCCCGGAGTCGGTATCTTTTTCACCATGTACAGACTCAAGATACATATTCATTCCAGATACCCAGCCTTGACCCTTAACAATCCACTCACGCATATCAGAGTGAACTAAATCGGAATATCCACGACTCATCAACCGCTCTGCATATTGCCATTTCCGGCGTTCGCGTGCATTGTGCGTATTGAGAGCGGCACGTCTAAAGCCGTCATTTTTGGTAACCAAACCGAGCGCCGTGCTATAAATAGAACCATGAACTGGATGATAGGCAAGATGAACCTTAGATGTTGGCAAAACCGTATCCAACTGAGCAAATGGCTCGCTGAACAGTTGATTCGTCATGATACCAGCCATGATGCCTGTATCAGCTAGTCGTTCGCCTTCGGAACCCGCTCCAGATACATATTGATTCAATACCCAACTCGCACGTAAATTATTTTTGTCTCCATGACTACCCGTTAGGCCAAACCGCATGTCGCTCTGGCGTTTGCTCAGCGCGCCAGGATGACCACTGAGCGGTCGTTCGGGGTCGTCGGTTGTCCAGAGCAGATACCGTACTTCTTCGCGCTCGCGCGACAGTAAATCCACTACATACTTAATATCTTCTCGCGATCGACCAGCAGTATTCATTCGCTCAATGATACTAGCCACAGTTTCTGTACTAACCATTTCATCAAGTCCAGTACCGCCAAACCCCGTCCGGTGCTCAATCTGATGCATCCTATATTCTTTTGTATTTAGCCGTAGATTCGTATTGATCTGAGCTCGCCCCCACCGGCCGTATACCGCTGGCAAACCAATTTGAGGACGTCCTTTTTTGGTTCGGGCACTTAGTATAAGCTGTTGCTGATAGCCTTGCCCCAGTATAGGTTTGCGCTTTACGGCCGGGATCTGGGCATTCGCCCGGCTACCAGCGGATGAGATACCGCTTTTTTTTCGGGTAACCCAACTGTCAAGGTTTTTAGTTGAGTGTGGCATTTATAATAATCTATAGTCGATGGAAGAAAAGCAACCGGTAAATTATGGGCTTGGCTGGTAACATTCCAGCAGTGCTTTAAGCTGCCTAATTATACCAAATATAAGCCGATTTTGATTAAGCAAATGGGTTTAGGATAGATAAAAAATAGCCTACCAATTGTTCGAAAAATACAGTATGTTTTTGCTTTTGCTACTCGTTTTTGGTAGCTTAAACTCTATTTAATTAACGTTACCAACGTTCTTATTGATTGTATAGTATGTTTATATTTTCATTGTATTTTTAGACAATGATACTAGCAATTTAAGAGTAGGAATGTCAAGCATCTGGTAACTTCACTGCAATGTATTTACGATAACTACTTTAATCAGCATTCTATATGGAAAGTAAACAGCTAATAAACTCTATTGACAAAGGGGAAAAAAAACATAGTAAGGGAAAAATGCGGTTTTCTGGTCAGTTTGGGGTCATTAAAAAAGAGAAAGAAGAGGACGATACAGTGTTAATATCGAAATCGTCAGGCTCTGGAGAGTTACTTTCTAAAATGATAACACCACAAGTCTTTCAAGTCCCTAATATTCAACTTCAGCAGAAACTTGTTACTAAATTAGAAGAAGCTTTAGAAGAAGCTATCAAACATGAAAAAAAGTCAACTATAGTTCAGCGTCTTCAGGTAGAATCTTGTTTGGGCGGAATTGAACTGACTAGCCTAGGTGAGGAAGACAGCTTACAGGAAATAATAAAAAAGGCTAAACTTATTCCAATAAAAGGTAAAGTAGATGGGTTGATGGCTGATACAGAGGGCAGCGCTAATCTTCTCAGCACATTTGATCTGGTTACAAAGGCTGGGTTGGCAGATATGATTGTTGAAAATACACTTAGTACAATGGAAAAAGCTAATCAGCTCGAGTATTTACGGCAGAGTGGCTTGCTAAATGACAAATGCAAATTAGTTATTGAGGTTCATTATATCAGAGACAGAAACGTGTCTTATTCAACATTACATAAAGATACTCAAGGGCAAACACTGTTTGTTAATCTCAATTACCTGAATAAGAAAGGAATAGCAGGGCCTGAATTCATTGTTAGCCCTCATAGCGATGAGGAAGACCAAGAGCGCCTTAGAAGACTTATGCCAGCTAAGTTTCATGAAGATTTGCAGGTGGCCAGAAGCTTGAATACAAACCTCACCAAGGAAGGAGAGATACTAATTGAAACAAAAGACATTGACCAAGAATATGGTGTTGTCGCCTTTGTTGATGAGGGTATACACCATATGACACCCGTTATAGAACACCGCACGGTTACTTCTAAGCAAATTGCTGAAGCCTATAAAGATATCAAGAGTAAATGCGATGCGTATGAGAACAGAAGCGTTTTTTATAAGCTTTATAGTGTTCAGTCTTATTTATCAGATTTAGATAATAAATATACAGTAGACGCGGTTGGCTGGTTACAGATAATGAGTGCTTCTCTAACTACCAAGTACAATCGACATGATCTCAAAAAATTATTACCAAATCTTCCGGATTTGGAAATCAATAAACTAATCGAGACGGGGGGATATGACCAGTTCGGTCACGCGTCGATTCCAAGATTTACAACTGAAAGGAAAACGGTTAAAAAGCCGGTAAAAAAAGAAGGGGACCCCGTTGTGCAACGGCGAATGAGTATGCGCTTAACGGGTAACAATGCACCTCCCAAGCGTGCTGAGGGAGAAAAACGTGCGTTTTTCCGTACATGGGTCCGTGTTGTAAGAACTTAGCATTAAGCTCATGGGATATTCGCAGACAGTTGCTAAAAATTACCATGACGGATGCTCTATATCCGTTTGACCTTTCAGACATTTAACTCAAGGCCGGGGCAGCCGTACTGAGGTAATCCAAGCCTGCTTAAAGGGTGTCCAAGTTGCATTAACTTAAGGTCCATCGCCCTAGGCATTAATAACAGTATATTGGACAAGCTAAGATCCCTGAATGCGCTCTTCACCTGCGTAGCGTCTGTTTTTCAACGTCCTCTAACGTTTTCCCCTCTTTATGAAATTCCCGCTTCAAACTGGTTAAAATATCATCTGATGTAATGGGGCGCTGGCGATTCACGGAGATCATTACACAGGAACGTAACACGTTCATAATGATGGCACCCGTAACGGCAAATCGTTCGGCTAGTTTATCGAAATCAACTTTGGGGTCAACTTCAACCGATCCTTTAAACGCCTGTCTCCATAAGCTAGCCCGTTTCGATGCGTTCGGTGCAGGGAAGAAAACCATGGACTGGAAACGTCGGGCGAAGGCCTGATCTATATTATCTTTAAGGTTTGTCGCCAACACAATGACGCCGGGGAAGTTTTCCATCCGCTGAAGCAGGAAAGCCACCTCCTGATTTGCATGGCGGTCGTTGGATGTCGTTGTTTCGGTCCGTTTTCCAAAGAGCGCATCGGCCTCATCAAAAAACAAGATCCAGCGTCGGCGTTCGGCTAGATCAAACACCCGGCCCAGGTTTTTTTCAGTTTCACCAATGTATTTGGAAACAATCATCGAGAGGTCGATCCGGTAGACATCTAGACCTGTCGATTTGCCCAGCAAGCCTGCCGTCAGGGTTTTGCCTGTACCGGGAGGGCCATAAAATAGGGCGCGATAACCTGGTTTGAGGTACTTTTTTAGCTGGGCGTTTTTTAGAATTGCGTCCGAGTTGTCGATCCAGGTTTTAATCTCCTTCACTTCTTCCATAATCTGAAAGTCGAGTACCAGATCATCCCACTCCAGGGCAGTCGTTACCCGGCTAGCCGGAAAATCTGAGCTGAAATCAGGTCGGTTGCTTTCACCAGTGGTGAGCAACGCCCGGTACTCGTCCGATATGGTCAACGCTCCGCAGGTCACTGGTTCATTCGGACCGGAAGGACCAACCAGGATAATATTCAACTGCGTGAGCACTGACTCATGAAACAGATGCGTTTGCAGACGAATACGACGGGTTAGATCAGCCCCCGCTACCAGAAATAAAATGGTCTCAACCGTTGGTATAAATCCACCCCGGGTGTTGTCACGAACTCCACCAAATTCAGTGAACACCCGATCATACGTGCTATTGTTTGTATAGAAAAAATCGAGTACCTGAGGCCGAATATGAGGGGCAAGAGCCATGATCAGCATGAGTCGCTCGTAATTATCCAGACCATGTTCGTGAACGAGTTGCGCATATGCCGACTCATTGTTGGTTAAATCAGGCTCATCAATTTCTTCGATAGATCCATACTGACTTTCCTGCTCGAAATAAAGTTGAAAGCGAGCTGAAATGACGGACTCTAACCAAGTTAACTCCTGTTCTAATGCAGTAGCATTGACCGTAATCGTAAAGAACTCGGCAATTGTTACGTCGCTCATATCGTCATTACGTTAGCTTCTTTAATAAAGCCTGTAGCTCTCGTATAGCCTGCTGCTTGGCCTGTATCTGTCGGCGGTATTGAAACCAGGCAATAGTTCGGCCCATTAAGAAAGCCAGACTCAGCAGTAGCAGCATTTCGGTGAGCGCAACCCATGGGCTTAACGAATTCATGGCAGTAGCTGGCTGACGTCTTTTGATTCACCACGGCGCATCTGTTCCTGCCACAGGCGGAGTTCATGCCAGCGTCCTTCGGCCGCTAACATAGCCTGCCTGGGCCAGGTGACGGGGTCATAGGTGTGTAACAGGGGGCCACGCTCGGCCAGCACCCGACGAACGGTGGTTACGGGCGTATCAGCTAATTGAGCAAACCGAAACACACCAATGTCATTCAGAATAGCCTCGGCTTTGGGGTTAATACCCGCAATTTCTTTTAGGTCATCCCGGCCAGGCGTCACTATGAAGACTTCCTCAACGTCCGGCTCTATAATCTGGCAGGCTTCAAGCTCAGCTTCTAACAATTGACGTTCATCTGTCAATTGTGTCAGCTGCCGTTTATATCGTTCCCGAAAGATCAGATAAGCCAGCACTGCCGTTCCCTGAAGCATGAGAAAGTGCAGCAGGCTAGCGTCTTCGAGGTGATACGGATTTAAATCGAACATACGAGCGTCGGTCTATGACCAGCGTTACCCGTCGGTTGGCTTCGCGGCCTTCGGGCAGGGCGTTGGGCGCAATAGGGTTTTTGTCACCCATCGCTACCAGGGTAAAGCGTCGACTGGGTAAGCCTTGCGGCATCAGTTGATCCCGTACCGCCATCGCCCGTGCCCGCGACAGCCGGAGGTTGCCCGCGACCGTACCCACGCTATCTGTATGGCCTGTGATACGGAGCCGCTCTTTAGGATGAGCACGCAGAAAAACAACAGCCTCATGGGTAAACCGTTCATTATCGGGTGTGTGAATGAACTCTGTGCTTCCCGTCGGAAAATACAACTGAAGCGGGTGAAACAGGTTGATGTATTTTTGGTGCCTGGCCAGCCACTCTGCATTAATTACTATTGACTGAAAGGCAAACGACAGGGCGTTGGTTGAATCACGAATAAAGGTTAGTACTTCGGAGGGTTTACCCCAGGTTTTTACCTGATCATCAGGCACACCGGTGTTGAGCAGGTAATCCCGCACCGCGTGCGCCCGTACCAACCCAAGATTCGTTACGAGCGTCTGTTGGCTCTCGGCTGGGGTGTGGTAGCCCGTCACAACGAGCAGCCGACGAGGGTTGCGTTTCAGGTAACCGGCCAGCGTGTCGAGGGCTGACCGATTACCCAGCGGACGCAGGCTACTTTGAGATTGATGGAACAGACCGCCCGGCAGACGCAGGCGAAGCTGCTTACCGTCGATGATATTGACATGTGGTAATATGCGTTCGGCAGATAATCGAATGCGTTTGATGTAGAACAGGTGTACCAGAACAGCCCCCGTTACCCAAACGCTCAGAAACGCCCACCACATCCATAGCCTGCTCATACCATCTCCTTAACTGTTAACCGGCCAGCTCGCGTCATACTTGGCAGTCCCAATGTCAATCTTCTCGGCCGTAATCGAAATATCGGCACTGAAATTCATGGACCCAGCCGGCTGAAAGCCTTCTTTGTAACTGGTGATATAGCCGTTTTTGAAATCGACTGTTCGAAAGACACCGTCTTTGCCTGACTGCCAGAATTCTATCTTGCCATCAATAGCTTTATTCTGGGCATTGATCATTGTATCAATCAAATTTTCATTCTGCGTAATCTCAACGGTCAACGCCATGTCACCGGCCCGTACAGCCGACGAAGGACGGCCTTTCTGATCATAATCTCGCGAGAACGATGTGCCAAAGCTCAGCACATCAAATTTATTATTACCGATGGTAAGGGTGGATGTAAACCCTACATCTGCTGCTCCAGCTGGCATATTCGTATCTGATTAGTGTGTTAAGAGTTATTTTTTGACAGGCCAACGTTGATCGAGTACGGCCGTCTGAACCGTTATTTTTTCGGCCGATAGTGTAAGCGAGCAAGTGTATGCATTGCCGGCTGCAGAAAATGACTCGCTGTAGCTGACTATGTAGGCATTCTCAAACTCGATCTTGCGCGTTACACCGTCATCACCTGCATCCGTAAACTCAAGGGCTCCTTTTTCGTAAGGTTTATTCTGCGAGTTGACCATGTTTTCAATCAGTTTAGACTGATCGGTCACTTCTACAGTAAACGAAAATTGTCCACCCATTACGTGACTGGAAGGGCGCCCTTTTACATCGACACTTCGCGAGAAGCCAATGTCTCCGCCCAGAATGTCAAATTTTTCGTTACCGAGCGTAATTACACTTGAATAAGGCATCGTGTTGTTTGAATTAAGAGTTAGAAATTGGTTGTTTTAATACAGAGGCACAGAGTAAGAGAGTGTTGATGTAGAGCTAATATCGGCTTAACAACTTTCTATGCTCCGTGCCTCTGTATTTGAAAAATTAAACCTGACCGTAGTCAGAGACCCACTCGGGGTTTTCTACGTCATCGCCACGGCGGCCGTCGAGCCGGATGACAAAACTCTTGGCGGGAAAGTATGGCGTCAGCCGGATGTCGAGATAGATGCGGTCTTTCACCTTGTCGTCACGCTCCAGGCGCATGATGCGGAACTGATCAATCAGCTTGTTAGGGCCTTTGATACTGTCGAGGAAACCGGCAATCTGCCGGCGCAGGTCGGCTTCGATGAGTGAATTCCAGTTTTCGAACGCCCGGCGGTTGAGAAAGTCAAACAATACCTTCACGATGTAGTCGAATACGCGTACGACCGAGTACGTCTGCAAGCCAATGTTATCACCATTGAAGAGCGTTTTGCTTCCGAAGGCCATTACCCGGCCGTACTCGTCAATCATTGGAACCAGGTTAAGCCGCTCGACAGCCGACAGTTCACTCTTACGCAGTGGGAACCGTACGCCCGGTGCTTCGTTCATGCCACCGTGCTTTTTACCTGCCGTTACCTGTGACATCAGCGTATAATAAATTTTACCAGCTAGGGCAGCGGAGGGTGGCACGTAGAGGTGCTCAGCCTCACCCACTTCAGCTACTTTGCTACGCCCAACGAGCCAGTTGCAGGTCATTACTACGCTGGAGCGGAACAGTTCAGCTCCTGTCATGTTGGCTGTGCTAAATAAATCGATTACGTCGTCAGAGCTTTCCAGGTCAGCGAAGTCGGTGAAGAGCGTAACCTTGTTCGCGTGGGCAATTTTAGCCCATTTCTCCAGTACTGCATTAGACCCCATGAAACCCGGCACAACGAGCAGCGAGTAGTTCTGCCGAAGGTCGAGCCGATCGTAATTTTGCTTCAGTTCATTCGCAACATGGTCGATAAAGCGGGGGTTGTCGAGGTCGGTGAGCTGGTCGAAATCAGCATTCATTACTGATACGTTCGACAGCTTATCAGTTTCAGTATTTTTAAAGAACAACGATAGCGCCCGGTAACTCGTTTCGAGCTCGCGAATCGTTTCGAGGGCTCTCAACAAATTTTTCTGCAGGTTTTGCTCTACTTCGGCGGCTTTCTTGTTGGCCGTGTCGAGCATGTCATTCTGATTATTTGACGAGTTAAGTACCTCGATCCAGAGCTTGAGTTTTTCTCTCAGCACCGCCCGGTCGTTGACTTTCGTCTCGTCGCCGAGGTAGATTTTTTTGCGGGCTTTGCGGTCGGGGTTGAGGTTCTGCGAATTATCGATAAAACTTTCGATAAATGCATAGCCACCGAAGGCCGACAGGGCACCCAAACCGGGCAGGGTGGTCGTACGGCTAACGGCCGATGAGGGCCGGGCATCGGCCTTTGTCTGCGGAACGGTTGGTTCGCTTTCCATAAGAAGGTCTTAAATGAGTAAATTAAGGGTTCTGCAAGAGTTATTACTTAGGCGTCGGCCTTGTCGGTTTCCTCAAGTTCAGCTACAAGGGCTTGTAGCGTTTCGATGAGTGCGGCTTTCGTGTCGGGGTTGCTAAGGGCGGTTTGCAGAATGCGATGGCCTTGTAGTCGCCGACCGATCTGAGTGTACTCCTGATACTGGGCATCCGCCGAGCGAAGGAACGGGCTACGGGCGACCATTTCCTTTACTCGGAAATCGGCCACGCTGCGAAACTGCATAGTTTCTTTTACGGGCATACCGTCGATCGATTCCATTTCGACTTCCACCTCTGGTTTAAAGTGGTCAAATACTGCTTCGACAGTTTTCAGACCGTACACAACTTCCGGGTTGACGGGCGCTTCCTGGGTAAGTTTCTGGGCAAGCAGCGTTCGGTTGAAGGGAATATTGGCAATACCCTCCGCTGCTTCAGGCTTTATTTCATTACCACCAATTTCGAAGTCAAACATATCCTTGTCGCGTTATTTTTAAGTTTACCAAAACTATGGACAAGCCTGTAAGCGAACAAGTTATATAGTCTAGCGACTAGGGCAATTTCAAACAAATGGTACCTTTTTCTGCTCCCGTAGATTTATCACTGTAACCAGTGTTTATCCACAAATGAATAAATAAAAGTTAATTACTATTTTGATAAATTAATTTGCCAGGTTGGCTCACTTGTTTGCTCGTTCCAGCCAACGATTAAGACTAGCCCTTTTTGTAGCTGGCCTGAAATAATTAATCGAGAAATTGGCCGGCGTAATTGATTGCGTATAATACCCGCCAATGGACGAGCACCATATTGTGGGGTGTAGCCCTGCAAAGCCAGTTGTCGTCGGGCTTCATCCGTTACGATCAGTTCAATTCCCTGCTGTTGAAGACTTTTGTGCAGATGGGCTAGTTGAATATCAAATATGTGAATCACGTTTTTTTCCTGGATTGGCGAGAACGGAATAATCTCTGTGATACGAGCCAGAAATTCCGGCCTAAACTGGCTAGTCATACGTGACATTAACTGCTGTGAGGTAGGCATCCGCCCAGACTGAAACTCGTCACTAATCCACTCACTGCCAATGTTAGAGGTAAAAATGAGCAGTGCATTAGTAAAGTCGCCTTCCTTACCCAATTTATCGTGAAGCCTCCCTTCGTCCATGATTTGTAAGAACACATCAAAAACTGAGTGATGTGCTTTCTCGATTTCATCAAACAGCACAACCGAATAGGGCTGCTTGCGAATCTTGTTGACTAGTAGCCCACCCTCTTCGTATCCCACATAACCGGGAGGTGCGCCATAAAGCAGCGCTGCTGAATGCTCCTCTTTAAACTCTGACATATCGAAGCGAATCAGCGCTCGCTCGTCGTTGAACAGAAAATCAGCGAGCGACTTTGATAATTCGGTTTTTCCTGTCCCCGTTGGCCCTAGCAAAAAGAATGAGCCAATTGGCTGCCCAGCCCTCTGTAATCCGCTGCGCGATTCCAGAACAGCATCGGATAAAGCGTGCAGGGCATGGTCCTGCCCAACGACCCGGCGCTGCAGAAAACTTTCCATCGAGAGGAGACGCTCTTTTTCCTGCACCTGTACTTTACCCATTGGGATGCCGGTTTTATGAGCCACTACTGCTGCTAAGTCGTGAGTTGATACGAAGGCTTCATGCTGCCGGGCTAATTCAAGAATGCGAGTCAGCTTACGCATAATATAATCATGGTATGCGTCGGCGGTTTCAAGTTCGGCGGGATCGTTTTCATCTTCCCACTGCCCCAGCAGAACCGGGCTAACCTGGTGTTGCAACATAGTATCCAGCCAGCGGTATTCGGCCAGGGCATCTTCAGGAATCAGGTTCTGCGCTTGAAGTGCACGAACGTCAGCTTCAAGTTGCGTTAGTTCACTCACTGATGTTTCAAGGGCCATCCGCACGGCTGCCATCGTCCGATCGAGCAGATCAAGCGCAGAGTCTGGCAAACGACGTTCTTTACTATACCGTCGGGCCAAGCGTACGCTAGTTGAAATTACGTCAGGCTGAATGGAGAGCTGATGGTGGTGCTCGTAGGCCGTTACCAGTCCGCGCATCATTCGCTCAGCCATGATCTCGGTCGGTTCTCCCACCGTCAATAATTCAAACCGGCGGCTTAAAGCCTGATCGGGTTCGATGAGTTTACGATACTCTTCGGGGGTTGTCGCGCCAATTACAGTTAATTCACCACGGGCCAGTTCGGGCTTCAGCAGGTTGGCGATGCCGTTACCAGCCGATCCTTTCGGATCAAGCAGCATGTGGATTTCGTCGATGAATAAGATACACCGCTCATACTGCTTAACGTCTTTAATAACGGTCTTAAGACGATCTTCTACCTCACCTTTGTACGATGCACCAGCAATGAGCGCGCCAGGGTCAAGTTCGATCAGAACGGCGTTTTTCAAACGGGTGGGCACCAATCCGGCCACGATCTGTTGAGCCAACCCGTCGATCAGAGCGGTTTTACCCACGCCGGGATCGCCAACGACCATTACGTTGGGCTTGCTGCGTCGACCCAGAATTTCGAGCACTGTCCGCATTTCCTGTTTGCGGCCAATGACTGGATCAAGCTTACCTATGCGAGCCTGTGCCGTTTTATCAACACAATATTTAGGCGGGACCTTAGGCATCACCTGACCCGTCTGTCTATTTGCGGCCTGCCCGTTGGTAGACGGAACTGACAAATCACGCAGGAAACGGTCAAGTAAATCCCGCTCTTGTAAGGGCAGCGATCGTAGTTGGTTGGCGGTGAAACCAATGCCCGGTTTAGTGAGGGCCGCTAATACACAGATGATTTCAATATAATCAAGCCCCAGTTTGATGCGCAGAAAATCAGCTTCCGTCAGTACCCGGTCTACGGACTCATCGTGATCAGGCTCGGTTAGTAAATGTGCCGATCGAGGCAGTTCTTCCATCCACACGTCGGTCCAGTCAAATATATAAGTTACATCTTGGTGAAGAGCGGTGAGCAAAGCAGCGCCCCCCACATCGTCGTGTAGAACCGCACGCAGCAGGTGCGTAGCCGAA is from Spirosoma taeanense and encodes:
- a CDS encoding ATP-dependent Clp protease ATP-binding subunit, with the translated sequence MRQLPLHDSVEKALHIARALAREYHNDAVSATHLLRAVLHDDVGGAALLTALHQDVTYIFDWTDVWMEELPRSAHLLTEPDHDESVDRVLTEADFLRIKLGLDYIEIICVLAALTKPGIGFTANQLRSLPLQERDLLDRFLRDLSVPSTNGQAANRQTGQVMPKVPPKYCVDKTAQARIGKLDPVIGRKQEMRTVLEILGRRSKPNVMVVGDPGVGKTALIDGLAQQIVAGLVPTRLKNAVLIELDPGALIAGASYKGEVEDRLKTVIKDVKQYERCILFIDEIHMLLDPKGSAGNGIANLLKPELARGELTVIGATTPEEYRKLIEPDQALSRRFELLTVGEPTEIMAERMMRGLVTAYEHHHQLSIQPDVISTSVRLARRYSKERRLPDSALDLLDRTMAAVRMALETSVSELTQLEADVRALQAQNLIPEDALAEYRWLDTMLQHQVSPVLLGQWEDENDPAELETADAYHDYIMRKLTRILELARQHEAFVSTHDLAAVVAHKTGIPMGKVQVQEKERLLSMESFLQRRVVGQDHALHALSDAVLESRSGLQRAGQPIGSFFLLGPTGTGKTELSKSLADFLFNDERALIRFDMSEFKEEHSAALLYGAPPGYVGYEEGGLLVNKIRKQPYSVVLFDEIEKAHHSVFDVFLQIMDEGRLHDKLGKEGDFTNALLIFTSNIGSEWISDEFQSGRMPTSQQLMSRMTSQFRPEFLARITEIIPFSPIQEKNVIHIFDIQLAHLHKSLQQQGIELIVTDEARRQLALQGYTPQYGARPLAGIIRNQLRRPISRLIISGQLQKGLVLIVGWNEQTSEPTWQINLSK